The following nucleotide sequence is from Trifolium pratense cultivar HEN17-A07 linkage group LG2, ARS_RC_1.1, whole genome shotgun sequence.
TCGTCTTATGGACaactaatataaatatataaaaattccaAGAATTATACCCCCAAAAAGAAATCCAAGAATTGAATTCTTCGATCAAAGTATCATATTCTTTAGTTAAAACTGAGAATCATTGATTATCAATCACAAAGACAAATTGCTCTTCATACCTTACATCGCTTTCTCTTTTAGTTCCAAATGTCCTCAACTGAAACTCCTCTCGGATTCTAATTTCATCAAGAAGTTGAAAATAGAATGGATATCTTTCCCAATCCCCCTTTACAATGCAGCCAGGTTCACCAAGATGCAAACAATTGTTGAATGAACATGTTTTAGGCTCATTTCCACCAAGCATTTCCCTGATCTGAATAaggcaaaaaaacaaaacaattcaaATAGGAAAAATTGTATGGACACGGTTGGATATAACACAAACTTACTAACTTCAGGAAACGTTTGCGCAAGAGATTGCTTTGTCACTTTCAACAAACTAGGCTGGTTAAATCCAGGAGTATCGGCAAAATAACCCCCTCCAGATAATGGAAGCAGAGAGACATGACGGGTAGTATGCTTCCCCCTGCCGCTTCTTGTTGAAACCTCTGCGACTCGTTGGTCATCAAACCACTTGCTACCTAAAATCTGAGAAACAATGCAGGCACACGTGTGATACAAATACCAAAGTCATGCAAGATAAGAGACATAAAGAGTCGAGAGAAAACAAAAAACGCACAGGTTCAAACCAATTCTCCCCATCTGTAGTATCACAAGTACGAGGATTGCTTCGAAGGGCATTGATCAAACTAGACTTCCCAACTCCACTAGGACCCACAAGCACTGTTATTTGATCTTTCAATTGGAACGCAAGAAGATCAAGGTTATGTCCGGATTCAACGCTGCAAAAAATTGGCCGGTATCCCCAGTCACGAAACCTAGCCTTCCAAGAATCCAGGGCCTACACAAGAGTGAAGGCAATTACTTCACATAAAAAGATGATCACAGTCGCTTTCCAAGTTAGCAGCATAGCaaagaaaaactaaattattttcataagccaAACACAACAACCAAACATTGATTAAAGCTTTCTGGTAAAAGGTAAACACTCCTTCGAACATCAAATGGATCTTTACATAATAAGGGCGAAGTTGAAAACTTCATATAAATTGATTAAGAACCATCTTGAACAAACTCTTCTTTAAGTTCTGCTAAATTGAAATCAGTTTATTCCCCTCCTAAAATTATTTAAGAAGCTCGCTCATTTAACTCATCTAGCATACATACAAAGTACAAACTCATAAAAGTGTCACTGTTAAGAACTAAGCACGTATCTCAATTGAATAAGGACCTcattggattgacttatttaaaCTTATCTAACAACAAAAACACTTATGAAACTGTTTGGAGAACTTGTGGAAACAACTTATggcatgtccataagttgttccCAGCTtatatccataaattttttgggatagcttataaaaacagtttggcttattttattctttggtataaaaatagcttatacataagcactcaTAAAATAAGCGCTTATGTTATGAGTGCTTAACTAAGCCGTTTATCCAATCAGGCATTAACTCTTGTTATCTAAAAGCACATCCAACCTTACcataatttttatcaaacacaagGCTATACActacataaaattaattataatcacAATGCCATTGCAATCTCATGTAATAACATTGTTATGGTTATTTACTTCTTGTATCCATAAATTGTTATGGTTGTTTACTTCTCTGTTTGAGAGAACTTGAggaaacagcttatgacatgtccataagttgtttttggcTTTTATCCACAAATTCTCTACAATAACTCataaaaacagtttgacttattttgttctttggtatcaaaatagcttatacacaaGCACTTATAACATAAGTGCTTAACTAAGCCGTTTATCCAATCAGGCCTTAACTCTTGTTATCTAAAAGCACATCCAAACTTGGTTTAATAGGGGCCTGTTCGGATTGGCTTCTTTGAACTTATCTACTTGCAgaagttttgtgagactgtttgggggaatttatgaaaacaacgtatgacaatttttataagtttttttcagcttattttcataagttcaatATAACTTACGAAAACAGCTCGGAGTATATATAGAAACAATTTAtctatattttatcttttactataaaaacagcttatgtaaacttatacataagcacttatcatgataaatgtttgtgctataagctgcaaataagctgtttatccaatcAATAATCTAACCTACCATAATTTTTATCTAATACGAGGCTATATACACTACatataatcataatcacaatgtCATTGTGGCAAGATAGCAAACCTCTTTATCCACAAGCTCAGTCTTGTTAAGCGCTAGAGTGAAAGGAATCCCAGTGGATTCAGCTTCCACCAAGAACCTTGTAAGAGTAAATGGCTCAAGCTTGGGTTGATCAAGCGAAAAGAGAACAAGTAAATGATCTACGTTAGCCACAGGAGGATCAAGAATTTCAGAATTTCTCTGAAACACGTTTTCAATCATACCCCTACGATCCACCCAATCAACAGAACCTACTATAACCTTATCACCAACCATAACCCTACGTTTTATCTTCTTCAGTAAAGCTCTCACAACGCACAGAAGCTCCAAACCTCCGGAAGAATCGTGGAAGGTTCCAGAATGTTCTGGTTGGACGATTACGCGCATGAAATTGGCTTGGGATGAAGCGACGACGCCGATGGCTTGAGATTCGGAGAGAGGAGGATTTTCTTCGCGGGATAGGATGGGAGCGAGAGAGGAGAAGTTTTTCAATGTGTGTTTTGCTTTCAGGAGATTCTTGCTTGGGGCATCGTGCTTAGGGTTTTGTTGTCTGGCGGAAATGGAAGTGAATCGGCGGAGAAGTTGAGGGACGACGGTAGCCACCGTGCGGTGGTGGCGGATAATGGAGAACGATGCGAGTGACATGCTAGAGAGAGAGAATGATCGAAAATTGAGAGCTAACTGAAACGGTTAGAGTGAGTGAGCGGAGATATGAAGCGATTATTTTCAGTTTTGAGTTGTTTTCTTACAAGTGTGTGTCAGTGAGGACTGGTGACAGAGGAATGTTATTCGTGACTTGATTTGTTTAAACGAAACGACCATTGCTAATTTAGAAATTAGAATacggaaattttttttttcaataaaattaattaatgttatatatttggataattagtttttttaaaaaattgttttggtataaaatatattaaatttatcggAAAGataaagtgtgtgaaaaaaataggaatttattaGTGGATTAAAATTagagtataatagaaaaataaggtggaaaaatacactttcttaatttgatATTACTATTCTAAATGAACacttaattttcaaaaaaaaaaaaaatgggcaCTTAAAaatacggagggagtattattaaaaaaaatatttaattatgttttaaaaaaaattaaatatttaaataatgagaagcaataaaatgtaaaatatgaaattcaTTTAAAACTAACCCCTTAAAAAtgaacagatttttttttataataaagaaaaaagtaaCGGATTATAGCTTATCTTATTTCATTCGGTCTAGattatagttaatttttttttttgtttagattATAGTTTATCTTTTAGTTTTAAATATTATAGTCTATCTTTTAtcttaattataaaaacaaaatgagtATACAAAATAAGATAATTACCTTAATTATCTCTAAAGTTGTTACAAAAAgataagaaagaaaataatctatAAATATGAATTCATGATCAGTTAAAGAAGTACATCAGAATTTTAAGAGGATTGGACTTCAGATTTTGAAGAACAATTGGTAAGCTTTTTAACTCATCTTATATATGTAtttgacttctttttttttctctaaaaattttcaccatgtttattttgtttatttatttgatcacaTGCATATACAAGTTACTTTATTTATTATCATGAGAAGATTAAGTAGATTTCTgaatgtacttttttttttttgtgtgtttacgtaatagcttatgaaaatctTAAGTGAAGGATTTTTAGCAACAAAAGTActaaataaatatgttatacACAATACCAGagattgataaataaatttcacAAATATCGTTTTAGTAATTCATATAACCTTTTATTGTTAAAGTCATTGGATTTGGTCTACTGGTGAtcctgagttcgatcctcaATTCCGTcgtaaacaaaataaataaaaaaataagaagtaCTTCTAATTCATTAGGCTAGTTAAATTTACGTAATTTATCTCCCATGTTATTTACTTCTAATTCATTAGGCTggttttcaagaataaaaaatgttttcttttttaaaaaaatgatttaataaaaacaaatctttttttgtcaaaattattcCCATCACATTTCCTAcatctacctcgaaccaatcGGGCCCatgggaggggaggtgagggggtaatcttgacaaaaaaagatttcttttattaatttttttttttattttttattcttgaaaaaaaattaaaaacaaaaaaaaatctcaattattagagagatttgattggttaaaaaaaatgttttaaattgacaaaaggaatattttaaattcatagaacattttaaattgtgagggaacatttttttaaaaaaaattgttttaaattttgtttctttttttctagaataaaaaatgtttttttttaaaaaatgatttaataaaaagaaatctttttttttgtagagattaCACCCTTCCCTCCCTTTCCTCCCCTCAatctacctcgaaccaatcGGTGGCAATTTTAATCACATCATGAAcaaatgcaatgcaattaaacTTGATgtaaaaattttacgaaaattaAGGAAACGGTTATCAgatgtttgtttttaaaaaaacaaaattaagtcACATTTACAAAATTAGTCTTAATTTAATAATGGTTTAAAATAATTGGAATGgttttttagtcaaaaacatGTGGGAGTAGGTAGGCTTGCTAACTTACTCCCACATGTTTTTAGTTGAGAGTAAATTAGCAAACCCTATATATATACAAGCTTTAATTCATACTATAAATTAGCTCTTTTGACCaaatttttggtttgtttttatatatacggtataatttgaataaaaaataatattaatattattaactATTATCTTcttgattaataaaaataaaaaaaattatattcaccAAGATTTAAGgtgttttgttttcaatttgtcATCTTTTTTTTAAGCTGAGAAACTACACTATCAAAGTTGGTTCCTAATTTTAATAACATATAAaccatttaacttttttttcaactaatttttttaaatgaaaattataataacttgGTTCAACTTTTATTGACTTTGAAGAGTAATACAGGTAAAATTAGTCAAAGTTGGTGGTGTTTGTAGTCAGAACAGTCAAATTTTCAAGGAAGAAAATTCAGCTTTCAATGTTGAAAATAGAATCTTTTAATACTGGCTTAGAAGGCTGTTATTCAACAT
It contains:
- the LOC123908675 gene encoding small ribosomal subunit biogenesis GTPase RsgA 1, mitochondrial-like, producing MSLASFSIIRHHRTVATVVPQLLRRFTSISARQQNPKHDAPSKNLLKAKHTLKNFSSLAPILSREENPPLSESQAIGVVASSQANFMRVIVQPEHSGTFHDSSGGLELLCVVRALLKKIKRRVMVGDKVIVGSVDWVDRRGMIENVFQRNSEILDPPVANVDHLLVLFSLDQPKLEPFTLTRFLVEAESTGIPFTLALNKTELVDKEALDSWKARFRDWGYRPIFCSVESGHNLDLLAFQLKDQITVLVGPSGVGKSSLINALRSNPRTCDTTDGENWFEPILGSKWFDDQRVAEVSTRSGRGKHTTRHVSLLPLSGGGYFADTPGFNQPSLLKVTKQSLAQTFPEIREMLGGNEPKTCSFNNCLHLGEPGCIVKGDWERYPFYFQLLDEIRIREEFQLRTFGTKRESDVRLKIGNMGSKQAEPRLELKKHRRQSRKKTNQSILDYQDDDDNLLDEDNDPFLNATRNENP